From a single Sander vitreus isolate 19-12246 chromosome 2, sanVit1, whole genome shotgun sequence genomic region:
- the LOC144527198 gene encoding insulin-like growth factor-binding protein 4 has translation MVRRGGVAVAPSCWGLWAFGALSLVALCLSDQAIRCPVCSEERLASCRLPDGCEETVREPGCGCCPTCALPKGAHCGVYSPRCGTGLRCYPPRGVERPLHSLMHGQGVCTDEREVEENSAMDRQDEIIPDHPNNSNIRCSPQDKRCIQKTLARHPPKSTNQRSNTAREETKAALAPCRAELQRALDRLASNTRTHDDLFTIPIPNCDKNGDFHPKQCHPARDGQRGKCWCVDQKTGMRLPGPLELRGELDCHQLMTATLRD, from the exons ATGGTGCGTAGAGGTGGCGTGGCAGTAGCCCCGTCCTGCTGGGGCCTTTGGGCATTTGGCGCCCTGTCGCTGGTGGCACTGTGCTTGTCGGACCAGGCCATCCGTTGCCCGGTGTGCTCCGAGGAGAGGCTGGCCAGCTGCCGTCTGCCAGACGGCTGCGAGGAGACGGTGCGGGAGCCCGGCTGTGGCTGCTGTCCCACCTGTGCCCTGCCAAAAGGGGCGCACTGTGGCGTCTACTCGCCCCGATGTGGCACGGGCCTCCGCTGCTACCCGCCGCGTGGCGTGGAGAGACCACTGCACTCGCTGATGCACGGCCAGGGGGTGTGCACTGATGagagggaggtggaggagaaTTCAG CGATGGACAGGCAGGATGAGATCATCCCTGACCACCCAAACAACAGCAATATCCGCTGCAGTCCACAAGACAAGCGCTGCATACAGAAGACCCTGGCCCGACACCCTCCAAAATCCACAAATCAGAGAAGCAACACTGCCAGAGAGGAGACCAAGGCGGCGCTG GCTCCATGTCGTGCTGAGCTACAGAGAGCGTTGGACAGATTGGCATCAAACACTCGCACACATGATGATCTCTTCACCATCCCCATCCCCAACTGTGACAAGAACGGAGATTTCCACCCTAAGCAG TGTCACCCGGCACGTGACGGCCAGCGGGGAAAGTGCTGGTGTGTGGATCAGAAGACGGGCATGAGGCTGCCAGGCCCGCTGGAGCTGCGAGGGGAACTGGACTGCCACCAGTTAATGACTGCTACCCTGAGGGATTGA